GCGGCATCCGCAGTCATGCCTATGTAAAGGAGACCTTGTTCGGTTGGTATAGAGATACTTCCTTGTCCTGCCTGCACGGTCAGTACATCTCGCGTCACAAGGAAGACCGCATAGATGCCCGGTGGAACTTCGTTTAGCTGAACTGGATCGAGGCGTTTCAAAGCAAGCGCTTCATATATTTCTTCATATTGCATCGCGGATTCTCCGGGACTAGTTTGGCGTCCTCGGTAGTGCAATGCTTTTCTTCTTTCGTGCGAAGACCTGGCCATAGAAAGCTCGTTCCTCCCACCCTTTTGTGCCTGTGTAGAGAGAACCGCAGGTCCCTCCACTCCGCTGTGCTCCGGTCGGGATGACAGGTCTCTGCTTGAGCTATAGGTGGATACACCCTGGGGCAGGTTCTGCGCGCGGTCAAGCTCCAGCGTCCAGACCTGTCCAACCAGGTCTTTTCCAAAAGAGTGGTGACGGTTTTCTTCCGAGAGCGTGAAGCCTGCCGCCACATAAATCTTCCGCGCCGAACTCAGCACGTCGTTGGTCCAAAGCACGAGCCTTCGATATCCCAGCTCACGCGCCCGTTCCACGCACATGCGCACCAGGCGCGATCCCACGCCCAGGCCTCTGGCCACCGGATCGACATAAAGCAGCCTCAGCTTCGCGACCTCGTCCTGCTCCGTCTTCATGAGGAACACCGAGCCGACCACTTCTCCGTTCAGCTCTGCCACCCAGGCATCTTCACGCGAAGCATCGAAGTTCGCGGCAAAATCGCCAAGAATCCGGCTGACCAGCCCCTCGTAGGTCCAGTCCCATCCATACTCCTGCTCATAGAGAACCGCCTGCCGATGCGTGATCCAGCCCAGGTCCCCGACGCGCAGCCCGCGAAACTGCACGTCCGCCGCTGCTGCCGGCTTCCCCTCCAGCACATTCCGGACCTCCCGCATGCCCTCTGCCAGGCGCTTCCGGCGCTCCACCGTGAGCGGAGCAAGCAGCGTTTCGATCTGCGATTCCGTTCCGTCGTTCAACTGCCTGAAGGCTTTCTTTCCCGCGGCCGTAAGCGACAGCAGCTTGTGCCTGCCATGCTCCGGACTGATCCGGAACTTCAGCAATCCCGCCTCCCGGAAGCGCGCGACAATGCGGCTCACATGCGCCTTGTCCATGCCAAGATTGCGCAGGATATCGGCCGCCGTCCGTTCTCCGGGCTGCGCCAGCTCATAAAGAACCCGGGCCTCCGCAAGCGAAAAGCGGCTCTGCGGCAGATGCTCCGCCAATAACCCGATCTCCCGGGTGTAAAACCGGTTGAAACTCCGCACCTGATCGACAAGCAACATGGGCACCTCTCCCTTCAATGTTGTCACAGACAACATATAAAAGAAAGTACCACCGCGCAAATAGACGCACCTGAATTTCATCCACCCGGGCTCCAGAGAAGATTCCATCGAACAAACCCAGCCCATCGATTGTCATCCCGGCCGGAGCGAGCCAAAGGCGAGCGAAGTGGTGGAACCTGCGGTTTTGCATAGCCCCGCAACACTCCATCT
The Silvibacterium dinghuense DNA segment above includes these coding regions:
- a CDS encoding bifunctional helix-turn-helix transcriptional regulator/GNAT family N-acetyltransferase, with amino-acid sequence MESSLEPGWMKFRCVYLRGGTFFYMLSVTTLKGEVPMLLVDQVRSFNRFYTREIGLLAEHLPQSRFSLAEARVLYELAQPGERTAADILRNLGMDKAHVSRIVARFREAGLLKFRISPEHGRHKLLSLTAAGKKAFRQLNDGTESQIETLLAPLTVERRKRLAEGMREVRNVLEGKPAAAADVQFRGLRVGDLGWITHRQAVLYEQEYGWDWTYEGLVSRILGDFAANFDASREDAWVAELNGEVVGSVFLMKTEQDEVAKLRLLYVDPVARGLGVGSRLVRMCVERARELGYRRLVLWTNDVLSSARKIYVAAGFTLSEENRHHSFGKDLVGQVWTLELDRAQNLPQGVSTYSSSRDLSSRPEHSGVEGPAVLSTQAQKGGRNELSMARSSHERRKALHYRGRQTSPGESAMQYEEIYEALALKRLDPVQLNEVPPGIYAVFLVTRDVLTVQAGQGSISIPTEQGLLYIGMTADAAGRRNHFTAEHSGTSSPRRTLGALLQEELSLHAIPRGPQTDRHACTNYRFPDHEEIKLTQWMYKNLFVSHYPIDGSRQEIEHIEKQLLECKKPPLNLTGPARDKTLRLKIKQLRKACRDEACRSRK